Proteins from a single region of Kogia breviceps isolate mKogBre1 chromosome 5, mKogBre1 haplotype 1, whole genome shotgun sequence:
- the ACKR4 gene encoding atypical chemokine receptor 4 isoform X1, protein MEGALGIMIGAMALEHNQSTDYYYEENEMNDTHDYSQYEVVCIKEEVRKFAKVFLPAFFTIAFIIGLAGNSIIVAIYAHYKKRRTKTDVYILNLAVADLLLLFTLPFWAVNAVHGWVLGKIMCKVTSALYTVNFVSGMQFLACISIDRYWAVTKAPSQSGVRKQCRLICFCVWMAAILLSIPQLVFYTVNHKARCIPIFPYHLGTSMKASIQMLEICIGFVIPFLIMAVCYFITAKTLIKMPNITKSRPLKVLLTVVIVFLVTQLPYNIVKFCQAIDIIYSLITNCDMSKRMDVAIQITESIALFHSCLNPVLYVFMGNSFKNYIMKVAKKYGSWRRHRQNVEEIPFDSEDATEPTSTFSI, encoded by the exons ATGGAAGGAGCCTTGGGTATCATG ATTGGAGCCATGGCTTTGGAACACAACCAGTCAACAGATTACTATtatgaggaaaatgaaatgaatgacacTCATGACTATAGTCAGTATGAAGTGGTCTGTATAAAAGAAGAGGTCAGAAAATTTGCAAAAGttttcctgcctgccttcttcacAATAGCTTTCATCATTGGACTTGCAGGCAATTCCATAATAGTGGCGATTTATGCCCATTACAAAAAGCGGCGAACCAAAACAGATGTGTACATCCTGAATTTGGCAGTGGCAGATTTACTCCTTCTATTCACTCTGCCTTTTTGGGCAGTTAATGCAGTTCATGGGTGGGTTTTAGGGAAAATCATGTGCAAAGTCACTTCAGCCTTGTACACGGTCAACTTTGTCTCTGGAATGCAGTTTCTGGCTTGTATCAGCATAGACAGATATTGGGCAGTAACTAAAGCCCCCAGTCAATCGGGAGTGCGAAAACAATGCCGGCTCATCTGTTTCTGTGTCTGGATGGCTGCCATCTTGCTGAGTATACCTCAGCTGGTCTTTTATACAGTAAATCACAAGGCTAGGTGCATTCCCATCTTTCCATACCACCTAGGAACATCAATGAAAGCATCAATTCAAATGCTGGAAATCTGCATTGGATTTGTAATACCCTTTCTTATTATGGCAGTGTGCTACTTCATCACAGCAAAGACACTCATCAAAATGCCAAACATTACAAAATCTCGGCCCCTCAAAGTTCTGCTCACAGTGGTCATAGTTTTCCTTGTCACTCAGCTGCCTTATAACATTGTCAAGTTCTGCCAAGCCATAGATATCATCTACTCCCTGATCACCAACTGCGACATGAGCAAACGTATGGATGTCGCCATCCAAATCACAGAGAGCATTGCACTCTTTCACAGCTGCCTCAACCCGGTCCTGTATGTTTTTATGGGAAACTCTTTTAAAAACTACATCATGAAAGTTGCCAAGAAATATGGGTCCTGGAGAAGACACAGACAAAATGTGGAGGAGATTCCTTTCGATTCTGAAGATGCTACAGAGCCAACCAGTACTTTcagcatttaa
- the ACKR4 gene encoding atypical chemokine receptor 4 isoform X2, with the protein MALEHNQSTDYYYEENEMNDTHDYSQYEVVCIKEEVRKFAKVFLPAFFTIAFIIGLAGNSIIVAIYAHYKKRRTKTDVYILNLAVADLLLLFTLPFWAVNAVHGWVLGKIMCKVTSALYTVNFVSGMQFLACISIDRYWAVTKAPSQSGVRKQCRLICFCVWMAAILLSIPQLVFYTVNHKARCIPIFPYHLGTSMKASIQMLEICIGFVIPFLIMAVCYFITAKTLIKMPNITKSRPLKVLLTVVIVFLVTQLPYNIVKFCQAIDIIYSLITNCDMSKRMDVAIQITESIALFHSCLNPVLYVFMGNSFKNYIMKVAKKYGSWRRHRQNVEEIPFDSEDATEPTSTFSI; encoded by the coding sequence ATGGCTTTGGAACACAACCAGTCAACAGATTACTATtatgaggaaaatgaaatgaatgacacTCATGACTATAGTCAGTATGAAGTGGTCTGTATAAAAGAAGAGGTCAGAAAATTTGCAAAAGttttcctgcctgccttcttcacAATAGCTTTCATCATTGGACTTGCAGGCAATTCCATAATAGTGGCGATTTATGCCCATTACAAAAAGCGGCGAACCAAAACAGATGTGTACATCCTGAATTTGGCAGTGGCAGATTTACTCCTTCTATTCACTCTGCCTTTTTGGGCAGTTAATGCAGTTCATGGGTGGGTTTTAGGGAAAATCATGTGCAAAGTCACTTCAGCCTTGTACACGGTCAACTTTGTCTCTGGAATGCAGTTTCTGGCTTGTATCAGCATAGACAGATATTGGGCAGTAACTAAAGCCCCCAGTCAATCGGGAGTGCGAAAACAATGCCGGCTCATCTGTTTCTGTGTCTGGATGGCTGCCATCTTGCTGAGTATACCTCAGCTGGTCTTTTATACAGTAAATCACAAGGCTAGGTGCATTCCCATCTTTCCATACCACCTAGGAACATCAATGAAAGCATCAATTCAAATGCTGGAAATCTGCATTGGATTTGTAATACCCTTTCTTATTATGGCAGTGTGCTACTTCATCACAGCAAAGACACTCATCAAAATGCCAAACATTACAAAATCTCGGCCCCTCAAAGTTCTGCTCACAGTGGTCATAGTTTTCCTTGTCACTCAGCTGCCTTATAACATTGTCAAGTTCTGCCAAGCCATAGATATCATCTACTCCCTGATCACCAACTGCGACATGAGCAAACGTATGGATGTCGCCATCCAAATCACAGAGAGCATTGCACTCTTTCACAGCTGCCTCAACCCGGTCCTGTATGTTTTTATGGGAAACTCTTTTAAAAACTACATCATGAAAGTTGCCAAGAAATATGGGTCCTGGAGAAGACACAGACAAAATGTGGAGGAGATTCCTTTCGATTCTGAAGATGCTACAGAGCCAACCAGTACTTTcagcatttaa